Within Lolium rigidum isolate FL_2022 chromosome 5, APGP_CSIRO_Lrig_0.1, whole genome shotgun sequence, the genomic segment TTTCTCaagaagatgcaagaatcataggagggaagggagaggaaccAACCTTTTAAAGGTTCAACGATGGAGTATTAGAGAGATTAGAATGGTTGACCTAACCTCCTCAAGGAGGAATAAAATGTTATTTATAGTCATAGGGAGAAAACTAGCTGTTTGAGGGGAATCTTGCGACCCAATTTGGCTGTAAGTTCGGCGATGCCGAGCACCGCGCTGGATGGTTTTGCGGACAAACTGGCGAACCGCAGTCGCCGCTGGAATGGATACTAGCACACAAGGTTGGGCCGACCAAGTTCGGCGGGACGGATTCCTCGCCGGTTTGTTTCCGGCGAACTAGATGCATTTCGGCGGCCGTCGGAATAACGCTCAGTACAACCTTTCGACAGATACCAAAAATTTCCGTGGCTGTTGGTTGGTTCCAACGGTGATTCCGACGGCACCGGTTTGCCGGTTTCGTAGAGGTTCTTCAAAATGCAGTTTTCTCAAATGAATTAAACTCTCACAATGTTCCCGATCTTCAAttaagatgaaaccaattttatTGAAAAAATAACCATAAATATTAGGAACTAACAAATAATCTGGTTTACAATAATTTAGAGGTGACGCCTCTCTACAAGACAAACCGGTAAAAACAACCAAACtcatagaagatgcatacgaggTTAACCTGAGCTTATTGAAAAGCTATAGCATGAAGAAAGTAGAGTAAGCTAGCACGATgtagatcttgattgtttgagaaaCAAATCCATATGCAGGATTTGGTACGATGggttatgattttttttttatttagcGAAGGATGCCATGATCAAGGAAGGTCTCAACATTATCATGTACAATTATTTGCTGCAACAAAGAGACTGTCATGATGACGTGAGAACAATCACATGGTCATTTAATTTTTTGTCCTTGtatattagggcatgtacaatggtagggaaGACGCGTCTTCTCTTAGTAGTCTACGTCATCTATAGAAGATGATAAGTGGAAGTGATTCAAtacattatcttttatcgttatcCCTTACAATAACTTATAATAAATAAGAATTAACTaggaaaaatgcccgtgcgttacaCCGGGATAGGAAAAAAACTATatggcaaaaaaatatttttatcaaATAATTTGTAGCCTGAAAGAATTTTAGTACATAAAATCAATTTTTCTTAGCAGGACAAAGCATAGTTCTCATTTGAATTCACCTAGAATTTTTATAACACAGTTTCACTTTATTACTCAATCAGATTGTATGTCATCCTGGCAACGGTTTGAATTGCTATTAACTTAAACTCTGAAACGAGCTAATGAGAGATAGGTAGAGTGCTATATTTGCCGCTACAACTTCAGGCTTTGCAACTTGAGATAACTCTGCTAATATGTGCATTGAAGTTTCATGGAATATGGCAACACTTGAAGAAAGTTGTGCACATCAGGTAAAGCTCGACCTACATAGAAAGGTAATTTACCCCAACACTGGCAAAAACTCCTTCTGGCCATATTTGTGCTTTGCAAAGATTCTACTTGTAGAGAGTGACAATCTCCAGTTATTATTGAGCGGTTGCTACAACGCTCAAACTGAAATAAAAGGCCATGTACAAGAGTTGTGATTATTTGTAGTACAAATTACGTGGCTAAGAGAAGACAAGTGTTACAATGGgaaaatagtcttctcttatttcataagagattAATGCTTAGGTAAGAGAAGacaactttctcttttttccttctctctcctccaactaaacaaAAATTTAACGTGGCAAGTGTAAGAAAAGGCTGACAATCTaacatcaccccattgtacataCTCTTGGTGGAAACAACCTAAACTAgaataagaattatttgaaattcaagaaTACGGTGAGATTAAGATACAGCCGAAAGCTTTCTAAAGAGATGAAACCGAAGAAAGCAATACCATGTCATCTTGCAAGGAAGGATATTAGATTGTGGTGAGTGGTGACAGAGTTTGTACAACATCGATGCCAAATAATTATGACGTGGCATGCACTATCCTAGATGACATAACAATGTGTATAGCAACAAAATAATTTAAGAGTGAAAATGGTGGTTTTTTGTTTCTTAAGAATCATCAGCTTAGCATGTAcatgtatctagataaaattgaacAACTTTTTTAAAGACGGAGGGAGCAGTAAATTTTATCCTACAAAATCCAAAAGTTACCTTAAAAGATGTGCTCGCGAGGCTATTATTTTCTTGAAATGAAGTAGATTTTGCCATACAATTCCAAAAGTTACATTAAAAAGAAGTGCTCGCGAAGCTGTGGTTTTCTTGAAATTCGCTCTTATCTTATCTTGAACCTCTGAAAACTTACCTTCGTCTCCACTCCGCCGCCAGTACGACCTAGGCATCTCGTGCGCCGGCCAACCCAAAGGCTGAATCCACCGCTGACGCCTGCCGTCGCTCCACGCGCGTCGCCGCCAGTCACACCGGCCTATCTCATCGCGTACCTCTGATTTCTGCACCTCCGCAATCTTAATTTTGGGGATCTAAGGAGGAAGAAGCAGGGAGCAGGACATAGTATTGGATGGAGGATTAAATTTGGGGGTAACTGCTTGTGATTACTTAGACCCAAACTGATTAGCCTCCACAAAGTTTGCTTCTTATCTTTTCCTACTATTTTCTGCGAATTAATCAGCAATATGTGCTTGCTTACGACAGTTTCCCACTGCAGATTACAGCATGCTTTCCTTGAGATATGGAACGCCTACATTTGGTCTAGTGTCGGAGAGAGCCACCGACGCGCATTTTCGAAAGTTCAACTCTGTAGTGGTGAGCTCCATTTGCCTCTGTACCATGTTTGCTTCCTGAAAATTTGGTGGTACTGGTGCTAATCCTGATTACAACCTTGTGGCTGGAGCACAGGTATGTGGTGCCAGGGGTCCGAGACCAAGGTATCCTCGAGTGTGGAAAACAGATAAGAGGATCGGAACTGTTTCCAAGTCGCAGAAGCTTGTCAAATGTGTAAGGTTCTTGTACATTCCGCTGTTGCGACTGTAATTAGAGTCTGTATATATACATTCGTTTGTTGCTCAAAATGTGTAAGGTTCTTGTACATTCCGCTTTTCCACTGTTGCTCATTCCTGCTAAGACGATAGATTACCTCGAAACTGCATGCCTGCACATACACAACTGCTCTCTACTTCAGCTTTCTGATGGAACTCCACAAGTTTCAGTGTCTCTAGTCATTTCGAATTGGTTCGAGTGCACTTCTTATTCCGAAAAACAGCTTCTGTCCAACAGAAATTACATGTTCTTTATTGTTTTCGCACCAAGTGTTATGTCCAGTGTTCCGTTTACCTCATCTTTTGCAGGTACAATTTGATTCGTTGAGTGGTTTCAAATCCCTAAATCTTTTGTCTTCTCCTGCAGATTAAAGATTTGTCTAATGTAAAGGAGGAAGTTTATGGTGCTCTTGATTCATTTGTTGCATGGGAACTGGAGTTTCCCTTGATAgcggtaaagaaggcattgcatACGCTTGAGGAGGAAAAGGAATGGAAAAGAATAATTCAGGTATTCAATGGGAGTTCCTAATTTTTGGAGTGATGCATTGATTATTTTGTCGGATATATTTTGAACATGTATTTCTAATGAAATTGTTGCTGGATATTATTTCTCTACCAAAGGACAAGTCTTGAATATGTATAGTGAAATCCTCCCCTTTAATAGTATTCCCTTTTTGGTATCAATAACACAATTGCGTAATCTCCCATCTAGGTTATCAAGTGGATGTTCAATAAAGGTCAAGGGAAGACCATGGGAAGCTATCAGATTTTATTAACTGCTTTAATTGAGGATGGACGAGTTGAAGAAGCAGAAGAGCTATTTGGAAAGATATTCTCGAGATATATGGAGGGTTTGCCCCGTATATTT encodes:
- the LOC124653553 gene encoding pentatricopeptide repeat-containing protein At4g21190-like yields the protein MLSLRYGTPTFGLVSERATDAHFRKFNSVVVCGARGPRPRYPRVWKTDKRIGTVSKSQKLVKCIKDLSNVKEEVYGALDSFVAWELEFPLIAVKKALHTLEEEKEWKRIIQVIKWMFNKGQGKTMGSYQILLTALIEDGRVEEAEELFGKIFSRYMEGLPRIFFMKMISLYYSLGSYQKMFEVFADMEELGVRPDRSIVRMLSVVFKKLDMLDKYEKLNRKYPPPKFEYRYIKGKRIRIAVYPDDNIEEITQRNSGTDELEEAEGINSDNEFEEEASTGLDRNVLSDAVCGDLEVV